The DNA sequence TGGCGGCACTGCTGGCCCCAGCGCTCTCCGAGGCCTTCTCCAGGGGCAACTTGGTGCTGCCTTCCAGTCCCTGCCCGCGAGCCAGCCGAGacctgcacaggggctgttgggaagggcctgcaggggcagcgCCAGGGCCAGTGGCTTCCCAGTGACACAGGGCGGCCTTAGGCTGGAGATGGGCAAGGAATTCTGGCCTCGgaggctgctgagggctggcccACGCTGCccacaggagctgtggctgccccatccctggccgTGTTCCCGGCCACCTTGAACAGGCCTTGGGGCAACGTGGCCTAgcggaaggtgtccctgcccttggcatcaGGGCTGGAACAAGACAATTTCTAAGGatccttccaagccaagccattctgtgattctgtgatctgaGGGGCTGGATTGGCTTGacttcatttctttttcaagCTGTAAGGAGTCTATTCATGAGCCCAGATTCTCAGTGTGTGACATTTATCGCTACTATAGGCCTGACTGAGATCTATAAATTCTTGCACACCCCAGATTCTGCAAATTTGCATTTTATTGAAACTAGTGTAAAGCAGTTTCCAGCTTTCCCCTCTGAAATGCGCAAACTATGGAGCGTTAATATGGGATCCAGCAGATAGCGACACTAGATAAGGCTTTACTTGTACATAAAAATTGTATCGTATTTGTAATATATCATATACATATggcatataatatatattacgtAGCTgtaataatatataatgtatatagtATATACGCAATATGTATGTTTTATATGTAATAATTATATCTATTTTATGAGAAACCTTCCAGACATAAATGCACTAACAGTATTAATACATTTTAGAACAGATAGTGAAACTAAAATATGTTCTCCAGTTATTACTTTAACAGAATCACATATTCAACTCTTTAGAATTCTTTCTTACCATGACATAATATttacatgtttttaaaatattatttctgtgaGAATATTGTTTTACTGTCTTATATGATAATTTATAAACTTATGAGTATATAATTTGTACACATGCTATCAATATCTATGAAATAAAAATCTAGAATCTTATATATACAAAATTCCAGGTGATCTCCAACACAGTTCGTCCAATGGTTCCATAAAGGTTTTCCTTCCAGGACGAAGGACAGACTCCATTCATTGACTCATCCCAGGCAAGTAGTGCTAATTTCTCTTCTTGGTCCTTTTTGccctgcttctttttttctttttcattcccACATTCCCTTTTATTTCTTACCTCAATTTTTGGCCTTTCTCAAAGGCAGGGAAAACCTGCATCTTGCAGGTTGGGTTTGGTGACTTTCGCCCTTCATGTATGGCATGTGCTTTCTTCATGCGCATTCTTAGGATGGGGGAAATTCTTGCAGGGCTTTATGTTGATCTGGTTGACCTCTTTTGAAAAATTAGATGATACAAGGAGGTAGAATACACCCTCCCATGGCTTTCTGCCAGCTGAGGCGGCAGGAGAGGCTGTGGGACCTTTGCCAGAGCCTTTGCATGAATGCTCTTCTCCTTAAAGCACCAAATTTTTACTAGGAGGTGGCTCTCTGCTGCAAGCTGCAAGCAGcacaagcacagctctgtgcaggaGAATTTCTTTCAATCATCAGGTCTAAGGATTGCTACAAGCCGACGTTGCAGATCCAAGTACTCGCCTATCCCCTGGGAGCAGGCAATTGGATCCAACACCAAGCGATGGAAAAGGTTGGGTGGCTCAGCTGTTTGAACATCTGGGGGCAAACTGATCTCCTCAGGAAGGCTCTTGTTACCCACAATGAAGTGGTTGAGGCatttcacttccagggataagagCAGTGTCTCGCTGATATCCATCAGTCGCCTCAGGAAATGTCTCCTGCACCACTGTGACACGGGAATGATGTTCAAGAGCTGCATGACAATGGTCTTCATGGTATAGGTGGAAAAGCCGAAGCCCAGCTGAAGATGGGAGAAGAGCTGCAGGCATCTCAGGTGCAAGCTGCCAGGAGGGGCCTGCCTGGCAATGTGCTTGAAGAACTTCATCTCTGCCACATCATATGTCTCTAGCCACAGAGTGCTTGGGGTTCCAGCATATCCTGACTGGCTGCTCACAAAGATGTCAGAGTCACCTCTCTGAACCCCAAAGACCATCTCAGTCCTGAAGCTTTCCCTGCCGTTGGTCACCTTGAATTGGCAGGAGCGTGTGGAGGGCAGCAGCACTAAGTGCCAGTTGTGGGACTGAGGCAAAGCTGGCCAGACTGCTCTCACCAGTTGGTAGAACCAGCGGGCAGTTTTCTGCACGTCCAGGTAGGAGCCGGTGCACAGGGTATCCAGGAGGCTGGGATCCTGATtcctcctcagctcctcctcGGGGTGGTGCAGAAAGCACAGCATGTTCtcagcctgctgctccctggtgcAGGTGCACTCCAGGTGCACGAGGACACGGAAGTTCCTCACGAGCCTCTGCCCTGCACTGTCCAGCTCCAGGTGGAAGCTGTGGCCTCGCGGAGGAGTCATGGGGATGAGCACGCGGTACACCACATCCTGCTCACGGGgactccagccttcaaaggcaCTGCCCACCCCGATGGCTCTTTGCAGGACTGGGTAGAAACTGTTTGACAATATGTGTCCAAAATAAACTGTGTAATTGTCCATCAGGTCAGTTGTCCACTCACAGCCTGCCCGTAGGTCCTGTACAGGCCACTGGATGCACTCCACTAACATCCTTCCTATGTTCTCTTGAACACGATCATCTACTTCATTTCCACCCTCATCTTCACTTGCATTCACACTTTCTTCTTCAGGCTCCTCTCTCCTCATGCTCCTTTTGCATCCCATAAACCAAAGGACCAAGAGAAGGACCAGAAGCAGAGCAACAGCTAAGAGCTGCAAATACTTCCACACTCCACTTTGCTCCAGGGCCAACTGCTCCATCTCCCACTCCAGCCAAAACCTTTCCAGTTCCTATTGCTCTGCCTGCACCTTCATGTGCAGAGATGTTTCCTCATCCCAAACATCACCCACAGGCTGTGGGTACTGGATGAGGCTTTGCAAGAGCAAGAAAAGGAATACTATGGAATTCATAGCCTGCAGAAGGATAGAGAGAAGGTCTTGAGTGGTGCTGTGAGGGAGGCAGTTAGCATTGGGTGaagcagggatggggatcctCAGGGATCTGAGGTCTGGAAGGACACGGCCTTACGCAGCTGGCAGGCAGTAGCAGCATCAGCCCTGTGGCCTGCCCAAGGCTCTCCCATGAGGGGCTGTTCCTGCATGCAGAGGGAGtacccagccccaggggcagcGTTTCTGCCCCAGTCCTtgttcccagcccagcctccccgCCACGTGTGCACTCACCGTTTGCCAAAGCAATGCAGGGCCAGCGTTACCTGCTGGGGCCTTTTAGAGCTGTCCCCTTTGTGACATGTCCCCCATGACATCACACATGTCACAGATGTCACAACCCAGCCAACCCCACTCTTTATCCCCACCCTGGCTCAGGCAATCAGAGTGGCCCTTTAGTGAAGCTTTTTCAAAGAGTTCCTATTGTTCTTTCttttggatttattttcatCTGCCCTTCATTGGCAATCTCATAGATATCTCTGTTGGAAGGCATCCTTGAGGATCACTGAGTTTAAGCTTTGACTCCTCACTGGTTGAGCTATACTGAAGTCTCAGTGTCAGTGAGACTGAAGAGTCTCTGAAGATCACACAGTGCAACTGCAAACTTAACACAGCCTCCTCTATTAATAAATTGAGTCCTCAAATATTCCAGGCCTTTTCAATCCCTCCAAGAAGGTGACTCAGCTATTTCCCTAGGCAGTCAGTTTCCATGCTTGATATTAGTTTTCATGAAAGCACTTTTTCTAAGATCCAATCTAAATATCTACATGTGATACAACTTGACGTCATTTTCCTTGGTCGTACTGCTTGCTTCCTTGTGTCACTGGACAAATGGAATCTTCAGACAAGCCCCTCCTTAGCCCACGATTTTGTCAACAGCTCATATTTAAGAAATCTCTCTTGTCTGCAAGTCCTAAAGATCAAATCTATTTAtaaaatgcattatttattaAATGGACAGGAGATAATAGATAAATTATCTCTGTCATAGTTACTTACGACTCAGTATAAAACTAAAAGGAACTAGAAGTAGATCACAGCATAACAAACGATGTACAACATGAAGGTAACCATGTTAAAGCTTTCAGTGCTGTCAAGGAAACAGCACTGATCAGGAGTCAAATGTTACACACCACTGTGATGATGACAATAATGCAGATTTCTTTCACTTAACCTCCATGGCAGTAATTGCAAAACAAGTGTCCTTGTCCACAGGAGAAGCATCACACATTTCCAGAGAAATGTACAGAAAACTTCTACTTTGTGAAAGTTTGGTGCCTGTCAGCCAGAAATCTATCTTCTTTTTCCAGGTCTCACTTCAACAGTAAGATGTTTATTGGCAGGTGGGAGATGCCAGCCCACTGTTAGCTCCATGGCTCCAAAAGAACTCGCTGCAAGACTGCTGATCCTGTTTGAATTACCTGAGCAGTTAACAAACCACAGATCAGCTCTTGAGCAGAGTAAGATGCCCTGCCACACCTGGGAGAATATATCAACTCCCACCTGACTACAACCTCCcttcagggagctgtagagaaCCACAAGGTCCCCTCTGAGGCACTTTTTCTCTATGCTAAACACCCCCAATATTGCAGTGGGCGGTGTTCAGAGTGCCATGATCTTCCCAAAGAAGACTCTTAAAAAAAAGACACCTCACTGTCTGTGCTCATGCTgggtgatttcagctcttttatGATTCAAGTGACACAGAAGAAGAGATGGGGTCTTTGTGGGGAGTTCCAAGGAGAGCCTTTACCAAGCTTCTTCCTCAAAATAGTCCAAGAGTCACTCAGGCAGGGAAAGCCaggaaagcagggatttatAGAGGGATCTTGAGGGGTGGGACAGAACACTAGGGCCAATGGGATGAGGGCACAGGGGTGGAGTGAGAGGGAAGGGCCAATGGGATACATTTAATCTGCATGTCACAACGAGGCATGCTGGGAGAAGCCTTTTTCCTCACCCTAAAAGGTGGTTCTGAGTTTTCCCTCTATGGTAGTACAGTGGATTCTTTCCTTGTTGGCCCACCAGCCTCCGCACCCCACCTCCCTCAGCCCTTCTTTATCAGACTTGTGCTCTTATGGAAATGTTTCTAATAAAAAGGACTAGCATTTGTGGACATTAGTATCCTTGAAACTACATGCTCAGGTGCTCTTATTAATTAGTTCCTTAAGCTTGCTCTCCCACAAGCCTTAGGAGTAGCTCAACAGACAGTTTTTTCCCTAACGCTTAAGATTTTTTACTCAAGCATTTCCTGATTACTGTGGTCAAGACAGCACCAATCACCACTTCACCCACAAGAGCATTTCTATGGACAAACAACAGGTCTAGGAGGGCATTTTTCCTAGTTGGCTCCCACAGTACCCATGTCAAAAAGCTATTTTCACTGTGGACTTAAGGAATTCTTTGGGCTTGTTTAGCTCTTCTCTGTGATATTTCCATTTGCAACTAAGAAGCTGAGGTGCACCATGAGTATGACTTTGTGTACGACTGATCAAGAGATTTCCTTTCATTCCTTATAGCATCATCCACCAGTGTCATCATCCTGGCTCAGTGATCCATTAGAGACTGGGTGAAGCTCACAGAGGGAATAGATTCTCTCAGAAAAGGGATGGCAGTCAGTGTCCAAGTGGTAACTGCACTCTCTCTCACAAGCCCCCTGGTCAGCTACATTAGATTTGACTCCATGAGTATCCTTTTACTCTAGAGGAAAGATGTGGCAGCAATTTCCCCTGCCAATTGAGCAGTGCCTTCTCCATGTCCTGCATTCTCAGATCTGTGTCAGCTTTTCCCCAGGGAGTGTCTAAGGATGGgcagcttctcctcctccacaAGGAGGAATATTAGCGATACCTCCTGCATGGTCCCTgaccagctggagctgccagcaagAGTTTCTGGGTCCACCTAAAATGGTCACCCTGGCTGTGACAGTATGAGAGGAAAGGGTGATGAAAGTCATCTTTGTAGCCTCTGTAGGGTGACGACCCATCCTTAAGGGGAAGGAAGCACCAAAGATTTGCAAATGCTTGTGATTGAAAGGAATAACAAAAGTCGGGGGCCCACAAACAAtcagaaaactttattaactaactACACACTGGGCTTGGAAATTGATATTTGTCCCCCTCCTATTATAAAGCACATGGCAGTGGGTTTTGGATAAAAGGGTAGGATTAAAGGGAAGAGAGGAATTAAAGAGGGAGAGATGAattaaagaaagagagaaagaaaaagacgaagaaaagagagaaaaaagagaacacCAGTCCTGGTTACAGTGTTGATCCAGTTAATGGAATGTCAATCCCGGCTGCAATGCCAATCCAGGAGATAACCCTGGGTTCAGCATCaatccagctgtgcctgtctGGTCTATGAGATGTCCAGGGTCCTGAGGGCACTTCCCAGGCTTGCGGGTTACCTTTTTATTCACAGGTTTCTCTGCCCTAAAGACAGGTTTCCCACTGTCTATGTCAATTAATTAGCATGTACAGTCCTTTCTTTCAGGCCTTCCTGGACATGGTTCAGATGGCTTTGATGGTTTTTGGGTGTCTGAATCCTACGCTATAGTCCATGCCCTCTTCTTGGCCCTATTCTTGTGCTTATGCTGTACTGTGCTGTGGCTCTTTCTCACAGAAAAGTGCTGACATATTTCCTCCTGGTCCCCCATTTCCAGACAAATCTTGGTCTTTCTCACAGCATGTTAATATCAGCAGGCCTTGGCTATTATCAACAGTCCCTGGTTGGCTCCAGTGCCATCCAATGTCCAGTGTTAGAGACACACACATTGGTCCCTTATGTTCTGGGAATCAAGAGCTCAAAAGGTCTGACATAGACTGCTTTACACTCGCAACAGAGTGGGCTTTAGTCATAGTAGTTTTCCATCATTCAGGTCTTTTATCTTTATTTGAAAGTTTGTCAACAAAAAGGTTATTCCACTTGGGTTCGTAGTCAGAAAAagtcaggaaagaaaaataagtttcCGAGGctgttccttaaaaaaaaaaaacggtGCTAATTAGACACCTGTTAGTTCCTGGGAACAAATAAAGTTTCGTATACATTCAAAAGGGGCTAAGTACAAATGGAGTTTGTCAAGGCCAAGGCCTAATGAGTGTTTCCCATATTGTAgtgcagccaggggcaggggGAGTGCATCACCATAATCTACCCTGCAATGGAAGTCAGCTTCTCTGGGCCTCCACATGGTAGTCATCACTGTGGATGCTGTGGGAGACTGTCGAGATGACACAGCTCTGTTGATGGCAGAGGGCTGCTGCATGGCGTTTTACCTTCTCTCTCTGTATCCCacattctcttctctttttcttggcACTATGAGCTGGTTTTCTGCTACTGCCCACGAGGCCCACAAACCTAGCTCTGTTAATGAGCACCTCTTTCAGCAGCCATTGAGCAGCACACTTGTGAGCCGATGCCGAAGATCCCGGTACTCGCTCATTGCCTGGGAGTGGGCAACTGGATACCATGCCAGATGATAGAAAAGATTGGGTGGCTCAGCTGATGCAATGTCCAGAGGCAAGCTAATCTCCTGAGGCAATCTCTTGTTGCCTATGACAAAGTGCTTAAGGCATTTCTCCTCCAGGCAGCGGCGCAGGTTCGCATTGATATCTCCCAGGCGCCGCAAAAAATACCTCCTGCGCCATCGTGACACGGGAACGGTGTTCAGGAGGTGCATGACAATGGTCTTCATGGTGTAGGTGGAAAAGCCGAAGCCCAGCTGAAGATGGGAGAAGAGCTGCAGGCATCTCAGGTGCAAGCTGTCTGGGGGGGCCTGCCTAGCAATGTGCTTGAAGAACTTCATCTCTGCCACATCATAGGTCTCCAGCCACAGAGTGCTTGGGGTTCCAGCATATCCTGATTGGCTGCTCACAAAGATGTCAGAGTCACCTCTCCGCACCCCGAAGACCATCTCAGTCCTGAAGCTTTCCCTGCCGTTGGTCACCTTGAATTGGCAGGAGCGTGTGGAGGGCAGCAGCACTAAGTGCCAGTTGTGGGACTGAGGCAAAGCTGGCCAGACTGCTCTCACCAGTTGGTAGAACCAGCGGGCAGTTTTCTGCACGTCCAGGTAGGAGCCGGTGCACAGGGTGTCCAGGAGGCTGGGATCCTGATTCCTTCTCAGCTCCTCCTCGGGGTGGTGCAGGAAACACAGCATGTTCtcagcctgctgctccctggtgcAGGTGCACTCCAGCTGCACGCGGACACGGAAGTTCCTCACGAGCCTCTGCCCTGCACTGTCCAGCTCCAGGTGGAAGCTGTGGCCTCGCGGAGGAGTCATGGGGATGAGCACGCGGTACACCACATCCTGCTCACGGGgactccagccttcaaaggcaCTGCCCACCCCGATGGCTCTTTGCAGGACTGGGTAGAAACTGTTTGACAAAACATGTCCAAAATAAACTGTGTAATTGTCCATCAGGTCTATTGTCCGCTCGCAGCCTCTCTGCAGGTCCTGTACAGGCCACCGGATGCGCTCGTCTAGAAGCCATTTCAGATCATTGTCAGCAAAATGGTCTTCATCTCCCTCGCTGCTGTTCTCTGCCTCATCACTCCTTTTTTTCCAGGAGAAATACAGTCCCAAGAGAAGGATGAGGAGCCCAGCAACAGCCCagacctgccagggctgcaaagcaaagcagagctggtCACCCCAGACCCCTCCACTCTGTTTCAGGGTGAGCTGCTCCACCTGCTGCTCCAGTCTAATTCTCTTCCTCTGCAAACGCTTTCCACGCAGCTCCATGCGCAGATGTTTCTCCTCATCCAAAACATCACCCACAGGCTGCATGTACTGGATGAGGCTTTCCAGAAGCATGAAAAAGAATGTTATGGCGTCCATGGTCTACAGGAGGATGAAGAGCAGGCTTAAAtggggccagcagggagggagatgACAATGAGGGCAGCAGGGATAGGAATAACAGGGATTTGGAGGCAGGAAGGACAGGGCCCCACATAGCTGGCAGGCAGCAAGGGATGTCTCACTGCccgagcagcagctgcatcaGCCCTGTGGCCTGCCCAAGGCTCTCCCACGAGGGGCTGTCCCTGCATGCAGAGAGAgaacccagccccaggggcagcGTTTCTGCCCCAGCCCTTGTTCCCAGCCCAGCCTTCTCGCCACGTGTGCACTCACCACTTGCCAAAGCAATGCAGGGCCAGCGTTACCTGCTGGGGCGTTTTAGAGCTgccccctttgtgacacgtccCCCATGATGCCACACGTGTCACAGCATAATCACAACCCAGCCAAGCCAGCCCTGCCTTTCATCCCCACCCCCACTCAGGCATTCAGTGTAGCCGGAAGCAATCAGAGGCTGGATGCACACAAAGTGCACACCGAACTGCAGGTTAAGTTGTGGAAGGACTAGAGGTGTGGCTTCTGGGACAACCTTCTAGAGGGTTATAGCTACAGCTTGAGCAGCTCTCGTGCTGACACAATTCACAGTGGAGTGGAAGATCTGACTGTGGTGGATCCAAGTGTGTGGTACTACTAAAGGGCCTCTGTACCCTCAGTGTTGTTTTGGAGGAGTGTCCACCCATCCTTGACTCCTGGGGAGGAGGTGCCGCATTCCTGAGCACACAGGACATGGAGAAGACATTGCTTTGTCAGTGTTTGTAATTTTTGGTGCACCATTCTCTAACAGCAAAAGCTCAGTCTGGGAGTCAGATCCAAAGATGAAGAGGCTGTGGCAAGGAGCCTGGAACTTGAGCCTCGTGTTACCACATGGACACTGAATGCTCTCTCTATGTGAGAGAGCCCAATACCTCTGGAAATTTCACCCTGTGCAAAGATGCCAATAAATGGCATCTTGAGCAAATG is a window from the Zonotrichia albicollis isolate bZonAlb1 chromosome 6, bZonAlb1.hap1, whole genome shotgun sequence genome containing:
- the LOC141729301 gene encoding inositol 1,4,5-trisphosphate receptor-interacting protein-like 1: MRREEPEEESVNASEDEGGNEVDDRVQENIGRMLVECIQWPVQDLRAGCEWTTDLMDNYTVYFGHILSNSFYPVLQRAIGVGSAFEGWSPREQDVVYRVLIPMTPPRGHSFHLELDSAGQRLVRNFRVLVHLECTCTREQQAENMLCFLHHPEEELRRNQDPSLLDTLCTGSYLDVQKTARWFYQLVRAVWPALPQSHNWHLVLLPSTRSCQFKVTNGRESFRTEMVFGVQRGDSDIFVSSQSGYAGTPSTLWLETYDVAEMKFFKHIARQAPPGSLHLRCLQLFSHLQLGFGFSTYTMKTIVMQLLNIIPVSQWCRRHFLRRLMDISETLLLSLEVKCLNHFIVGNKSLPEEISLPPDVQTAEPPNLFHRLVLDPIACSQGIGEYLDLQRRLVAILRPDD
- the LOC102072314 gene encoding inositol 1,4,5-trisphosphate receptor-interacting protein-like 1, whose product is MELRGKRLQRKRIRLEQQVEQLTLKQSGGVWGDQLCFALQPWQVWAVAGLLILLLGLYFSWKKRSDEAENSSEGDEDHFADNDLKWLLDERIRWPVQDLQRGCERTIDLMDNYTVYFGHVLSNSFYPVLQRAIGVGSAFEGWSPREQDVVYRVLIPMTPPRGHSFHLELDSAGQRLVRNFRVRVQLECTCTREQQAENMLCFLHHPEEELRRNQDPSLLDTLCTGSYLDVQKTARWFYQLVRAVWPALPQSHNWHLVLLPSTRSCQFKVTNGRESFRTEMVFGVRRGDSDIFVSSQSGYAGTPSTLWLETYDVAEMKFFKHIARQAPPDSLHLRCLQLFSHLQLGFGFSTYTMKTIVMHLLNTVPVSRWRRRYFLRRLGDINANLRRCLEEKCLKHFVIGNKRLPQEISLPLDIASAEPPNLFYHLAWYPVAHSQAMSEYRDLRHRLTSVLLNGC